GAGGAGTTTCTTTCCTCTCCACTCTTCCCTCCTTCACCAACATCAACAATCGTCAACAACATCTCACACTCTCTTCTTCTCATCGCTCTGTAAGTTTCAACCGTTCCCCATTTACTTTTCTACCACATTTATTATCATGTCCCTTTCGAAATAACTGTGATGATGATCATCAGGTTCTCATTCGATGTTGCAAGACCGATCCTCAAGTTTCCGACAACACTTTATCATTTCACAGGCGAGATGTTCTCAAACTCGCCGGGACTGCTGTCGGAATGGTATCTTTTACTTGCTAGGACATTAAAAGAATTGTTGATATAATGTGATTGATGAGTTCTTGGCAGTGATGATCTCTCTTGTTAGGAATTAATAGGTAACGGTTTCATTAACCATGTGGACGATGCACAAGCTGCTGATCTGAATCAGCGTAGACAGCGATCAGAGTTTCAATGTAAGTTCTGAAACAGATGTTCATTTATAAATGAAGTAACAAGAGGTTGTTAGAAACAAATGGTTACTTTTTTTTTTAATTATGCAGCAAAGATCAAGCTTACACTTTCAAAAGCGGTTAAGGCTAAACCGGAGCTTGTTCCTTCTTTACTTACTCTAGCTCTTAATGATGCTATGACTTATGATAAGGTCAGGCTTCATTTTATTTTATTTATATCTATCACTCTAGTGATTGCACAACTCTTGAAAAATATTATTAATTTGTGTAGGCTACAAAATCTGGTGGAGCCAATGGATCCATACGGTTCAGGTACTTGTTGCTCTTGAAATAATGTTATATGCAAATGCAATCAGAAACCGTAGGCTTCACTTTTATTTTTTATGTGTAGCTCGGAGATAAGCAGAGCAGAGAACGCTGGGCTTTCTGATGGGTTGGCTCTCATAGAGGAAGCAAAGAAGGAGATTGACTCTTTCTCAAAGGGTGGACCTATTTCATATGCAGATCTCATTCAACTGGCAGGTGATATTAAAGGTTGTTCATGAACAGAGCATTGTTCTTGTGAAACTGAAGTCTTTCATGGGTTTGGTTCTGTAGGGCAAGCAGCGGTGAAGGCTACATTTTTAACATCAGCAATCCGAAAATGTGGTGGAAACGAAGAGAAAGGGAACTTACTCTACACAGCATATGGTTCAAGTGGTCAGGTAACACAATGCTACCCCACGTGAGAGTCGTGCACTGACTGACACATTGTTCAAATGGAAACTGACTTGTGTGAATGTATAGTGGGGTTTGTTTGATAGACAATTCGGAAGGAGTGATGCAACAGAGGCAGATCCAGAAGGGAGGATCCCATTATGGGGAAAAGCAACTGTTCAAGAGATGAAAGATAAGTTCATTGCCATCGGATTGGGTCCTCGTCAGGTACATTTTTACTTTCCGATTTAAAGAAATGGTTATTGGATCAACTAAAGTGAATGAGTCTATTTTTTTTTGTGGATTTATAGTTAGCTGTAATGTCTGCATTCTTGGGTCCTGATCAAGCCGCAACAGAGAAGCTCTTAGCTAGCGACCCACAAGTTGCACCATGGGTTCAGAAGTACCAACGAAGCCGTGAAACTGTATCTCAGACAGATTACGAGGTTTGTTTTTTACTCAAATTTGTTTGATCATATATTCTTTAAACTCGAGCTCATGTTAGCTTTTTTTTAAAACATGTGTTTGCAGGTCGATCTGATAACTGCATTGACAAAGCTAAGTGGTCTAGGACAGCAAATCAACTATGAGGCATACACATATCCTGTCGAGCGGATCAATCTTAGCAAACTCAAGCTGTGAGCATAAGCGTGACAACAAGTTTAAGTCATTGTATAACTTGAGCAAACTTGAAATCATTAATACATTCAAGATTATTCTTGACATTCCAATGAAAAATAAAAGAAAAATCAGAAACCAACATTGAAAGAAACATTCTCCAAGGAAAAACATATTAATGGAGAAAGTTTAGATACTGAAACAACAATGAAGTCGCCAGAAGAAGAACTGCTTAGGATTGTTGTTGTTCTTCAGCAGGCTTTGCTGCTGCTGCTCATTTCTTGATGATATTGTCGTTCTGACTCCTGACCCAGCATTTGACAATCATAAATCCAGATTCATAAGGCATCACAATAATGCAAAAACTAAACCATTTTTTTTATTTTCAGAATTTAGTCTTTAAGAATGGGTGGTTAATAATAAGGTTCATGGTTAAAACAACAAACAAGAATTACATATTTGGAATCAGAAACCTAACCAATTTGATCTTAGTCTCTCGAAATTAGTCAATAGTCTTTCGGATATCAAACAAGAGAAGAAAAGGTTTAATGCATCATAGAGTGGGATTGTCAAGAAGAATCTGCATGATCAAAGTACTATATTTTTAAAGAGTAATCAATTCAGCAATAGCCTAATCAAATGCCTAGTGAATCAAACTCATCAAATAAGTAAAACTGACTAAATATATTAGAGTTTCTCTTGGAGAAAGTTGGTAAAGGTAATTGTTAGATAATCATTGATCAATAATGAACTTTCATCTCGATTCCAAATTTCCAATTAAGTAAGAGCAATAAATAATAAAGTAGTCCGACCTCTGTGCCAGGTCAGTAAAAAAGCTTTTAATGTGAAAGGACCCCAGCTCTGTGCGCACAAAAATAAAAAAAGGACCCCAGCTCGTTTGAAATCTTCATCAATAGCTTGTCTTTTTACTTATTCACTTTTTTTGTTTTTTTATACATCAACTTGACATCACATACACACAGTACATATATCAAATATCTATACTATAAAATATAATAACAGGAATCTAAACATCAACTAAAGTAAAAGAGAAACATAAACACCGGCCCGGTTTAGATAAGAAAAATGCAAAGAATCCAAACAAGTATCAAGCACCCATACATAGAGAGCAAAAGCACATAAAGAGGCTAACACCATTCCTAGAAGCAACTTTCAGGCAGAGCTCTCGACCATAACAAGACCTGGTTTCAAGGAGATGGCGGCCAAATATGCGGTTCCATGTCTATATTCACCCTATCCGCATAGAAATTGTCGTCCCAACCATGCTCAAAATCATCTTCATAGAACTCTCCCATCTCACCATCCTCAAGAAACTCCCAAGCCAAGTAATCAGACCCATCTGAGAAATAATCCGAGCAGCAATCCTCCCAATCGTTTATCATATCGTAGAATCCGATCACGCGTGGACCCAACACTTTCATATCCGGAAACTTCTCCTTGAAGAACTTGTTATCTAGCTGCACGTCCCAACAGCCTCTAAGTTCCAAGAACTCCAGAGAAACGCAAGACGATAAGATTTTGAGCACTCCTTCTGTGCTCACTCGGTGGTATGCGATCTCTAACCGCTTCAGCTTCGGCATCGTGCTGGCGATCGCATCAGCTTCATCGTCGTGAGAGTCGACGCTCGCTACGTCCAACGGATGCATGTTTCTGGAGAACTCTATCAGGGATTTACAGTGTTTGCCTATGGCTTGTATCGCCTCTGGGCCGAGTTTGCAGCAGTAGCTCAAGTCCAAGAACGTGAGAGACGAAAGCTTTTCGGCTACGTTGACAACACCTGAATTGCTCAGACCACTTCTCGGCACCTTCAAGGTTTTAAGCGAACCAGCACTTACCAAGAAACAAAACAACGAGCTTAGCCTATAAACACTTGAATTCTAACATGCCAAATAGTCATTTTGACGGCCAGAGTTTTCAATAATCTCAACTATATATATATATAAACACAAACGTAGAGAGAGTATGTTTATAACTCACTGTTGAGCAATGAAGGAGAAGATGGAGTCATTTTGAAGGCCAGTGACGGAGAGTTTGCGCAAAGAGCCAGAGCTCCTGAGGATCAACATCTGAAGCATTCGATCGAGATGATCGGACTGGTGGCAACGGTTACTCCATAGCTCAATGTCTATCTCTTGCCAGCAATAAGGTCCGGTTACAGCTCTGTTCCATGCTTTGCAAACCCTAGGCACCACTGTTAGGATCTCTTGAAGTGGTAAGTGGCTAAAGATTAACCCAAGAGCGTCTGGGATTAACTCATCCCATTGTCGAAACTCACCATCTTCTTCTTCCATCTACAAATAGAAAAAAAAAAAGAAGCAAAACATGATCACCAAATTCTTCAAAAAAAAAGGGCTGTAAACTTTTTTTTGACAAAAATATAAATCAAGATCCAAGCAGAGATGAGAATTAAACAAGAAAAAACTCAAAGATCCAACAAACCAAGTTATGGAACTAAACAAATCAACAAAACGACAACACAAGCATACTACAGTCACTGCTACCATTTTTTCCTCAGTAACTTCCACTGCAGAAAGATCAGAGAACAGAGATGTGAAAAAGTGGTGGAAGAGCTAAAGAACCACTGAATCTGAAGCAGATAAGTTACTAGAAATAGAAAGACA
The DNA window shown above is from Brassica oleracea var. oleracea cultivar TO1000 chromosome C3, BOL, whole genome shotgun sequence and carries:
- the LOC106328985 gene encoding thylakoid lumenal 29 kDa protein, chloroplastic, producing MGGVSFLSTLPSFTNINNRQQHLTLSSSHRSVLIRCCKTDPQVSDNTLSFHRRDVLKLAGTAVGMELIGNGFINHVDDAQAADLNQRRQRSEFQSKIKLTLSKAVKAKPELVPSLLTLALNDAMTYDKATKSGGANGSIRFSSEISRAENAGLSDGLALIEEAKKEIDSFSKGGPISYADLIQLAGQAAVKATFLTSAIRKCGGNEEKGNLLYTAYGSSGQWGLFDRQFGRSDATEADPEGRIPLWGKATVQEMKDKFIAIGLGPRQLAVMSAFLGPDQAATEKLLASDPQVAPWVQKYQRSRETVSQTDYEVDLITALTKLSGLGQQINYEAYTYPVERINLSKLKL
- the LOC106336367 gene encoding F-box protein FBW2, which gives rise to MEEEDGEFRQWDELIPDALGLIFSHLPLQEILTVVPRVCKAWNRAVTGPYCWQEIDIELWSNRCHQSDHLDRMLQMLILRSSGSLRKLSVTGLQNDSIFSFIAQHAGSLKTLKVPRSGLSNSGVVNVAEKLSSLTFLDLSYCCKLGPEAIQAIGKHCKSLIEFSRNMHPLDVASVDSHDDEADAIASTMPKLKRLEIAYHRVSTEGVLKILSSCVSLEFLELRGCWDVQLDNKFFKEKFPDMKVLGPRVIGFYDMINDWEDCCSDYFSDGSDYLAWEFLEDGEMGEFYEDDFEHGWDDNFYADRVNIDMEPHIWPPSP